TATTTGACACTGTCCTGGAGCAAGGCGGCCAGGTTAAAGCCATCAATGTCCAGGGCTATGCCGGCATTCCCCGGCGGGAATTAGACGGATTGACGGACTATGTGGCGACCTACGGCGCCAAAGGGCTGGCCTGGATGTGCTATACCCCGGAAGGGATTAAATCTCAGATTACGAAATTCTTCTCCGAAGAGACTATACAAAAAGTTACTCAGGCCACTCAAGCCAAAGAGGGAGACTTGCTCTTAATCCTGGCCGGCCAGCCGGCTGGAGTTGCCAATGCCTTGGGACAGCTGCGCCTGGAAATGGGCCGCAGACTCGATTTGATTGACCCGGAAAAACTGTCCTTCCTATGGGTGATTGATTTCCCTATGTTTGAATATGACGCCGAGGAAAAACGCTGGGTAGCCATGCATCATCCCTTTACTTCTCCCCGAGATGAGGATATTGAGTTTCTGGGGTTTGATCCCGGCCGGATTAAGGCTAAAGCCTATGACATGGTCTTAAACGGTACTGAAATCGGCGGCGGCAGTCTTCGTATTTATCAACGGGAACTGCAGGAGAAAGTATTTAAGGCCATTGGTTTGACCCGGGATGAAGCCTATGAAAAATTTGGCTATCTACTGGAGGCATTTGAATACGGAACCCCGCCCCACGGCGGCATTGCCTTCGGTCTGGACCGGCTGGTCATGCTTATGGCTAAGCGAGCTTCTATCCGCGATGTCATTGCTTTCCCCAAAACCCAAAGCGCTACCGATATGATGGTACAGGCACCTTCCGAAGTGTCTTTGCGGCAGTTGAAAGAACTGCACGTCAAATCGGAAGTCATCGCCAAAAAATAAGATTTTTATAAATAATTGTAAAAATTTCAAAGTTTGTTCTCTTGCAAATGACGGTTATCTTTGTTAAGATAGATACAGACTAAAAACACTAGTGAGCCCTGCTGTGTACGTGTAGTTCCATGTTTTGATCCAACACATTGACCTAGGGAGCTCTGGCTCTGATTATGTCGTGTATGCCTTTCTCAAGGAACATTTAAGTAATCAGGAGGGCGCCCACCTGCTTAGAGCAGGTTCAAAACAGGGTGAGACGGCATGGTGGGGATTCGTATTGTAGGGCAATTTTGTCTTAACACTAACTTTCAGAAGTTAGTGTTTTTATTTAGACGGAAACAAGCTCTGCAAAGCGGGCTTGTTTCTCGTTTAGACAAAACAAGCTCTGCTAAGCAGGCTTTTTTCTTGTTTTACGAGGATTTTCCGGCCAAATACAGAAGTATGTTTAATAGTCGGGTAATGATCTGTCATATATGTGATATCTAGGAGGGAAACCATGAGAAATGTGGATTTAAGAAGCGATACTGTTACCCTGCCGACTCCAGCCATGCGACAAGCCATGTATCAAGCCGAAGTAGGCGATGATGTATACGGGGAAGACCCAACGGTTCAAAAACTTGAAAATCTTGGTGCCCAATTGATGGGCAAAGAGGCGGGGCTCCTGGTGGTAAGCGGTACCATGGGAAATCAGGTGTCAATTCTGGCCCATACCGATCGGGGAGATGAACTCATTTGCGAAGCCGAGTCCCATATTTTTTATTATGAAGTGGCCGGCATGGCGGTCATCGCCGGTGTCCAGGCCAGACAAGTGACTGGCCGCCGGGGCATTTTATCGGCCGAGATGATTCAACAGGCCATCCGGCCCCAGGACATTCATCAACCTTCCTCCAGACTGATCTGTCTGGAGAACAGTCACAACCGCGCCGGCGGGACCTGCTATACTCAGTCACAGTTGCGTGATATTCAAATGGTGGCGGCCCAAAACGGCATCAGGGTACATATGGACGGCGCGCGCATATTTAATGCCGCGGCAGCTCAGAAAATTCCCGTGGGAGAAATCGCCCGCTGCGTGGATACGGTTCAGTTCTGTCTTTCGAAGGGACTGGGAGCGCCGATGGGTTCTTTAGTGGTGGGAAGCCGCGAATTTATTGACAAAGCCCGGCGTTACCGCAAAATGCTGGGTGGAGGCATGAGACAAGCGGGGATTATTGCCGCTGCCGGCATTGTGGCTCTGACCACCATGGCGGACCGGCTGACGGAAGATCACGGGCATGCCCGTATCCTGGCGGAAGCCCTTGCAAATCAGGGTTACTCTATCGACTTGGCTGCAGTGGAGACGAATATTGTGATCTTTGAACGTCAGGGCGATGTTCCGGCCTTTATCGCCCAATTGCGCCAGCATGGCATTCAGGCCAACCAGTTTGGCGAACATAGGGTTCGTATGGTAACCCACTACGGAATTGCCCGGGAGGATATTGATTATACTGTGTCGATTCTGGCCAAGCTTGCCAAAAGGTGATTTCAATGGATTTATTTACTGAAGCCAACCGGACTGACAACGAAAAGGGAGCGCCTCTGGCCAGCAGGATGCGGCCCCGCAATCTGAGTGAATTTAGCGGACAAAAGGGAATTCTGGGGCCGGGGAAATTCTTGCGGCAAATGATCGAAGCCGGTTCGGTTCCCTCAATGATTCTGTTTGGTCCTCCCGGTACGGGCAAAACTACCCTGGCCACTCTCCTGGCTGACAGGGTAGGCGCCGATTTTGTCCGGGTCAATGCCGTTGCCAGCGGTACGGCTGAGATCCGCAAACTAATCGACGCGGCTAAAGAAAGGTTGGCCTTGTACCGACGGCGGACGATTCTGTTCATTGATGAAATCCATCGCTTTAATAAAGGGCAGCAGGATGTCTTACTGCCTTACGTGGAAGACGGCTCTGTCACACTTATCGGCGCCACCACCGAAAATCCTTATTTTGAAATTAACTCGCCCTTATTATCCCGGATGAGAGTGGTCCGCCTGCGGTCTCTGATGGCTGAAGATCTGGTCAGTATCCTGAAAAGCGCCTTGACGGATAAAGAACGGGGCCTTGGAGCCCTTTCCGTTGCCGCGGATGAGGGAATCCTGCAGGCCATCGCCGAATTTGCCGCCGGTGACGCGCGCTCGGCCTTAAACCTCTTAGAGCAAGCCGCTGCACTGGCCCAGGACAGTCCTGAAAGGAAATTAACCAAGGACCATCTGGAACTGATCGTCGGCGAGATGATGCAGCGGTATGATAAAACAGGCGATCAGCATTATGATGTGGCATCGGCTTTCATCAAAAGCATGCGGGGTTCAGACCCTGACGCAGCCCTGCATTATCTGGCACGCATGATTGCCGCCGGAGAAGACGTGCGGTTTATTGCCCGGCGCATCGTCATTTGCGCCTCTGAAGATGTGGGCAACGCCGACCCTATGGCCCTGGTAGTCGCCAGCAGCGGGGCTCAGGCTGTCCAGCTTGTCGGCATGCCGGAAGCCGGCTTGATCTTATCCCAAATGGTGGCCTACATTGCCGCCGCTCCTAAAAGCAACGCGGCTTGTGTGGCCATTGACAAAGCGCTGCAGGATGTGAAAACCAAAGACTGCGGTCCGGTTCCCGCTCACCTCCGGGATGCCCATTACCGGGGGGCAAGTCAATTGGGCCACGGTGTCAACTACCTCTATCCTCATGATTTTCCCGGTGCTTATGTCCACCAGCAGTATTTGCCGGATAAACTGACCGGAACGATTTATTACCATCCCAGCAACCGGGGCTTTGAAAGCAAAATGGCCGAACAATTGCCGGCTAAAAACACAGTGGAAAAAAAGTGAAAGAAGGTTCCCAATACATAACGAGAACACATGCAAGCTACACTAGAGTTGAGAC
The window above is part of the Acetonema longum DSM 6540 genome. Proteins encoded here:
- a CDS encoding replication-associated recombination protein A; its protein translation is MDLFTEANRTDNEKGAPLASRMRPRNLSEFSGQKGILGPGKFLRQMIEAGSVPSMILFGPPGTGKTTLATLLADRVGADFVRVNAVASGTAEIRKLIDAAKERLALYRRRTILFIDEIHRFNKGQQDVLLPYVEDGSVTLIGATTENPYFEINSPLLSRMRVVRLRSLMAEDLVSILKSALTDKERGLGALSVAADEGILQAIAEFAAGDARSALNLLEQAAALAQDSPERKLTKDHLELIVGEMMQRYDKTGDQHYDVASAFIKSMRGSDPDAALHYLARMIAAGEDVRFIARRIVICASEDVGNADPMALVVASSGAQAVQLVGMPEAGLILSQMVAYIAAAPKSNAACVAIDKALQDVKTKDCGPVPAHLRDAHYRGASQLGHGVNYLYPHDFPGAYVHQQYLPDKLTGTIYYHPSNRGFESKMAEQLPAKNTVEKK
- a CDS encoding threonine aldolase family protein: MRNVDLRSDTVTLPTPAMRQAMYQAEVGDDVYGEDPTVQKLENLGAQLMGKEAGLLVVSGTMGNQVSILAHTDRGDELICEAESHIFYYEVAGMAVIAGVQARQVTGRRGILSAEMIQQAIRPQDIHQPSSRLICLENSHNRAGGTCYTQSQLRDIQMVAAQNGIRVHMDGARIFNAAAAQKIPVGEIARCVDTVQFCLSKGLGAPMGSLVVGSREFIDKARRYRKMLGGGMRQAGIIAAAGIVALTTMADRLTEDHGHARILAEALANQGYSIDLAAVETNIVIFERQGDVPAFIAQLRQHGIQANQFGEHRVRMVTHYGIAREDIDYTVSILAKLAKR